A segment of the Phycisphaerales bacterium AB-hyl4 genome:
CGTTGCGGGCATGACTTCGCCTGTTTCAAGTTTCAAGTTTCAAACTGTGTTTCACACAAAGCCCACGGATGTAGCGCAGCGAATCCGTGGGACACCACCACCCACCATCCCCATACACCCCCGCCCCGTCAATCAGATTGTAACCACCCCATCACCGCTCCGTCGTCTCGATGCCGAGCATTGGCGACAGGTCGTCCCACAACTGTTCCGCCGACGCCGGCCGACCCTGCATCCACAGCCAGGGCCCGACCAACTGCGGCAACGGCCCCGCGCCCCCAAGCATATGCACCGCCACATTCCGCCCCGGCTGCTCCTGCACCCACGCCTCCGCAAGCGCCGCCTCCAGCGCCTCATCGCCGACCAGCTCCGCCGCCCGCGCCCGCGCCGCCTCAAGTGTGCGCGTCTCGTCCGTCGCGGTCATCCAATGGTCAAACGTCTCGAATTGCGACGCGTCCGCCTGCCACACCGCCAGCGCCACCCGCGCCAGCTCGCACGCGTCCGCGTGCACGCTCGGCGTCTCGTCGTACATCGGATGACACGCCGCATCCAACGGCACGGGCAGCATCACCACCGCCAGCCGACCTTCCGCCCAGTCGCGCACCACCTCCAACTGCCGATGCAGCACCCGGCAGTGAGCACACGTGTAGTCGAACAGGTACACCAACAGCACCTCCGCGTCCGCCGACCCCAGCACCGGCTGATCGTGGGGCGTCAGCATTACACCGCTTTCGCCCTGCATCAGCGTCAGTGTTCGCGCCCCGCCGGGCCCGGTATCACTCACCACGCCCGACCCCGTCAGCACCCGCGTCGTCTCAGGCGGCACTGCCAGCTGTCCGCCAACCAGCACACCCACGCCCACCACCGCCGCGGCCGCGCCCACGCCCAGCCCGCGCCCGTTCAACGCACCGCCTTGCCACAGCACTGCCCCCGTCAGCACTGCCGCGATCATGCCGAGCGCGTGCACGGTCATGCAGTAGGCGCACATCGCTTCGATCACCACCGCCTGCAGCACGATAAACCACACCGCCGCCCCCGCCGCCGCCATCGCCGCCCCCGCCATCACCCCCGCCGCCAGCCGCCGCTGATCGGTCGGCCGACCGCGCCCCACCTGCCAGCTCATCGCCAGCAACAGCGCATAAATCCCCATCGCCGGCCCCGCCACCGGCACGCCAAGCCAGTACGCCCATCGGCTGCTCAGCACCGCATCACACCCCGAGCCGGGCCCGCACCCCGGCAGCGACACCCCGCCCGCGCTCGCGACCGACTCGTAAAACAGAAACGCACCGATCGCTAGCGCCCCGAATGCAGGCAAACGCACCGCCCACAAGAGCGGGCGTTCGTACGGACCAGGTTGAATAGCGCTGTCGTTCATCGTCTCGCATCCCCATTTAGCCGCGTCGCTTGCGACGCGCTCTCCCGGCGTGGCACATACCGCACGAAGCGCGTCGCAAGCGACGCGGCTAAATGGTTTCATATGTGAATCGATGTGTCGTTCATACGGTATCACCACCCATACCCGGATCACGCATCCCCAGTTCGCCGAACGCTCGCATTCGCAGCAGACACGAGTCGCAATGTTCGCAAGGCCTTGCCCCCAACGGATGCCGCTCATCCGGCTGCGGGTCGTAGCACGAATGCGTCAGCCCGTAATCCACGCCCAACGCCAGCCCTTTACGGATGATCTCAACCTTCGGCAGCTCGATCAGCGGCGTGTGCACCTTCAGCCGATGCCCCTCCACGCCCGCCTTCGTCGCGAGGTTTGCCATGCGTTCAAACGCTTCGATAAACGTTGGCCGACAGTCCGGGTATCCCGAGTAGTCCACCGCGTTGACGCCGATGAACAGGTCGCCGCTGCCGAGCACTTCCGCGAGCGCCAGCGCGTAGCTTAAAAAGATCGTGTTCCTGGCCGGCACATACGTCACCGGGATGTCGCCGTGCATCGTTGATTCGTCGCGGTCTTTCGGCACGTCGATGTCCGCTGTGAGGGCCGACCCGCCAAACGCCCGCAGGTCGATGCTCGCCCATCGCAGGCTTGCCACGCCGACTTGCGCCGCCACGCGCTTGGCCGCTTCGATTTCCACGCGATGCCGTTGGCCGTAGTCGAAGCTCAGCGCATGACACGCAAACCCCTGCTCGCGCGCCATCGCCAGCACCGTCGCCGAGTCCAGCCCGCCCGACAGCAGCACCACCGCCGGCCGCCCGGCCCCTGCATGTTCACGTTCCCGCATATGCGCGCCTCATGTCGCTCATCACCCCGAAGCCCACGTTCCACCATCACTGCCCGTTATACGGATCACGCTAAATACTTGTGCTTCCAATAGCCCCCCGCGGAAGCGGGGGGTTAGCGCCATGTGGA
Coding sequences within it:
- a CDS encoding vitamin K epoxide reductase family protein, with product MNDSAIQPGPYERPLLWAVRLPAFGALAIGAFLFYESVASAGGVSLPGCGPGSGCDAVLSSRWAYWLGVPVAGPAMGIYALLLAMSWQVGRGRPTDQRRLAAGVMAGAAMAAAGAAVWFIVLQAVVIEAMCAYCMTVHALGMIAAVLTGAVLWQGGALNGRGLGVGAAAAVVGVGVLVGGQLAVPPETTRVLTGSGVVSDTGPGGARTLTLMQGESGVMLTPHDQPVLGSADAEVLLVYLFDYTCAHCRVLHRQLEVVRDWAEGRLAVVMLPVPLDAACHPMYDETPSVHADACELARVALAVWQADASQFETFDHWMTATDETRTLEAARARAAELVGDEALEAALAEAWVQEQPGRNVAVHMLGGAGPLPQLVGPWLWMQGRPASAEQLWDDLSPMLGIETTER
- the queC gene encoding 7-cyano-7-deazaguanine synthase QueC, giving the protein MREREHAGAGRPAVVLLSGGLDSATVLAMAREQGFACHALSFDYGQRHRVEIEAAKRVAAQVGVASLRWASIDLRAFGGSALTADIDVPKDRDESTMHGDIPVTYVPARNTIFLSYALALAEVLGSGDLFIGVNAVDYSGYPDCRPTFIEAFERMANLATKAGVEGHRLKVHTPLIELPKVEIIRKGLALGVDYGLTHSCYDPQPDERHPLGARPCEHCDSCLLRMRAFGELGMRDPGMGGDTV